One Brachyhypopomus gauderio isolate BG-103 unplaced genomic scaffold, BGAUD_0.2 sc66, whole genome shotgun sequence DNA window includes the following coding sequences:
- the mustn1b gene encoding musculoskeletal embryonic nuclear protein 1b, protein MSQPGEVKKKKRPPVKEEDLKGARSKLGLKGEVKSKTYEVMAECERMGKVAPSVFSGLRSGAETCIEKPKPPAGSVFGK, encoded by the exons ATGTCTCAG CCAGGGGAGGTGAAGAAGAAGAAACGCCCGCCTGTGAAAGAGGAAGACCTGAAAGGAGCCCGCAGTAAGCTTGGCCTGAAGGGAGAGGTGAAAAGCAAAACCTACGAAGTAATGGCGGAGTGTG AGCGCATGGGAAAGGTGGCTCCATCTGTATTTAGTGGGTTGCGTTCGGGAGCCGAGACGTGCATTGAGAAGCCTAAACCTCCAGCAGGCAGCGTGTTTGGCAAGTGA
- the LOC143490770 gene encoding inter-alpha-trypsin inhibitor heavy chain H3-like isoform X1: MMFERSVCLHQHTLVMSYDVVLECECIPELQLTASELSSGFIMATVWNALLLCVSLSLCVLSESYGAVVVSGGSLQQDHDDNANKALKKRSVKSTEIEIHSVKIDCKVASRFAHTVMTSTALNKANISQEVSFEVELPKTAFITNFSMEIEGKTYVGEVKEKEKAKKQYEKAVSSGQTAGLVRASGRKMEKFSVSVNIAANSNITFTLTYEELLQRRFGKYEIMIRVKPTDLVQHFEIVADVYEPQGIEFLDTSSTFLTNELLPLVDKTVTEKKAHVSFSPTLDQQRKCPDCDGSLIDGDFFITYDVKRDQGFGDIQIVNGYFVHFFAPADLPRLPKNVVFVIDRSGSMHGNKMKQTHEALLAILSDLHEEDHFGLVIFDDDINAWQPSLTKATEENVEKAKQYVREVTPRGMTDINGGLLHGIKMLNIAKIHKIVPENSASMIILLTDGAPNRGVSHIPTIQENVRSAIGGQMSLFCLGFGDDVDYPFLDVMGKQNDGLARRIYEASDATLQLQGFYDEVASPLLTEVHFHYPENRVNALTNSYFKQLFNGSEIVVAGRLNDIEMNDFPIEVSAQGVQNDFLVKGQVPAQQRDTVFPDHEYIFGDFTERLWAYLTIQQLLDKKDKGSSEEKVNITAEALELSLRYNFVTPLTSMVVTKPQTEEKPEDTLIADKLTEDQRHRILPPLPSYYAYQTGYVPSPTYLVDGDPHFIVELPDQNDALCFNIDEKPGTIFNLVKDPLTGIVVNGQTIGDKKVDPGTKVNTYFGSFGIIHEKFGIRLIVTTQKILVSDHGKQAKLFWSVNTSVKGPNMDLQVSKDHSLTVSLRNSVKFVIILHKVWKKHPYHQDYLGFYTLDSHQFSQSVHGLIGQFFNGVKFEVSEVFSGQDASKPDAVMFVKGHRLVVTRGWQKDFRQDVKNGENVPCWFIHNNGTGLIDGVHTDYIVSGIFKTM, encoded by the exons ATGATGTTTGAAAGATCAGTTTGTCTACACCAACATACTCTAGTGATGTCATATGACGTCGTACTGGAATGTGAATGTATTCCTGAGCTCCAGTTGACAGCATCAGAGCTGAGCTCAGGGTTCATCATGGCTACAGTCTGGAACGCACTCctgctttgtgtttctctgtctctgtgtgtcctgTCAGAATCTTACGGTGCAGTTGTGGTCTCAGGAGGCAGCCTTCAACAG GACCATGACGACAATGCTAACAAAGCTTTAAAG AAGCGAAGTGTAAAGAGTACAGAG ATAGAGATACACAGTGTGAAGATAGACTGCAAGGTGGCGTCTCGATTCGCCCACACGGTCATGACCTCCACAGCTCTGAACAAGGCCAACATCTCACAGGAAGTTTCCTTTGAGGTGGAGCTACCTAAGACGGCCTTCATCACCAACTTCAGCAT GGAGATTGAAGGTAAGACATATGTTGGAGAAgttaaagaaaaggaaaaagccAAGAAGCAGTATGAGAAGGCTGTGTCATCTGGACAGACAGCGGGCCTGGTCCG GGCTTCTGGCAGAAAGATGGAGAAgttctctgtgtctgtgaaCATCGCGGCTAACAGCAACATCACATTCACCCTGACGTATGAAGAGCTCCTTCAGCGTCGCTTTGGCaaatatgagatcatgattagAGTCAAACCCACAGACCTGGTCCAGCACTTTGAG ATTGTTGCTGACGTCTATGAGCCACAGGGTATTGAATTCCTGGACACCAGTTCCACATTCCTCACCAATGAACTGCTCCCTCTGGTGGACAAAACTGTCACTGAAAAAAAA GCCCACGTGTCTTTCTCTCCAACTCTGGATCAGCAGAGAAAATGTCCAGACTGTGATGGTTCCCTCATAGATGGAGACTTCTTCATCACATATGATGTCAAACGCGATCAAGGATTTGGTGACATTCAG ATAGTGAACGGCTACTTTGTGCACTTCTTTGCACCGGCTGATCTACCACGACTCCCAAAGAATGTCGTGTTTGTGATAGACAGGAGTGGGTCCATGCAtggaaacaaaatgaaacag ACACATGAAGCACTACTGGCCATCCTCAGTGACTTGCATGAGGAAGACCATTTTGGGCTGGTCATATTTGATGATGACATCAACGCATGGCAGCCGTCACTGACAAAAGCCACAGAGGAAAACGTGGAGAAAGCCAAACAATATGTTAGAGAAGTAACACCAAGGGGCA TGACAGACATCAATGGAGGTCTTCTGCATGGCATTAAAATGCTTAACATAGCCAAGATACACAAGATTGTCCCAGAAAACAGTGCATCCATGATCATCTTACTGACAGATGGAGCCCCTAACAgag GGGTGTCCCATATACCCACAATCCAGGAAAATGTCCGCAGTGCCATTGGTGGGCAGATGAGCCTCTTCTGCCTGGGCTTCGGTGACGATGTCGACTATCCCTTCCTGGATGTGATGGGCAAACAGAATGATGGTCTCGCTCGCAGGATCTATGAGGCATCAGATGCTACACTCCAGCTACAG GGATTCTATGATGAAGTGGCAAGCCCCCTTCTAACAGAAGTGCATTTCCATTATCCTGAAAACAGAGTCAACGCTCTGACAAACAGCTACTTCAAGCAGCTCTTTAATGGCTCTGAGATCGTGGTCGCAGGTCGACTGAATGATATTGAGATGAATGACTTTCCGATCGAAGTGTCTGCTCAGGGG GTTCAGAATGATTTTTTAGTCAAAGGTCAGGTCCCTGCTCAGCAGAGGGATACTGTATTCCCTGATCACGAGTACATTTTTGGGGACTTCACTGAGCGTCTCTGGGCATATCTGACCATCCAGCAACTACTGGACAAGAA AGACAAGGGCTCGTCTGAAGAGAAGGTGAACATCACAGCAGAAGCCCTGGAGCTCTCACTGAGGTACAACTTCGTCACCCCGCTCACCTCCATGGTGGTCACGAAGCCCCAGACCGAAGAAAAGCCAGAGGACACTCTGATTGCTGACAAACTAACTGAGG ATCAGAGACATCGTATTCTACCGCCCCTTCCAA GTTACTATGCTTACCAGACTGGTTATGTTCCATCACCCACATATTTAG TTGATGGAGACCCACACTTCATTGTTGAGTTGCCAGATCAAAATGATGCACTGTGCTTTAACATTGATGAGAAACCAGGCACCATCTTCAACCTGGTCAAAGACCCACTGACAG GTATTGTGGTTAATGGCCAAACCATTGGAGACAAGAAGGTAGACCCTGGCACCAAGGTGAACACCTACTTTGGGAGTTTTGGGATCATTCATGAAAAGTTTGGTATCAGACTGATAGTTACCACACAGAAGATCTTGGTGTCTGATCATGGTAAACAGGCAAAACTCTTCTGGTCTGTCAACACCTCTGTCAAAGGTCCAAA CATGGACCTGCAGGTCTCCAAAGATCACAGTCTCACGGTCAGCCTGAGGAACTCAGTGAAGTTTGTGATCATCCTGCACAAAGTGTGGAAGAAGCATCCATACCACCAGGACTACCTGGGTTTCTACACCCTGGACAGCCACCAGTTCTCACAAAGTGTCCATGGTCTGATTG GACAGTTCTTTAATGGTGTGAAATTTGAGGTGAGTGAAGTCTTCTCTGGGCAAGATGCGAGCAAACCTGATGCTGTTATGTTCGTGAAAGGACACAGGCTTGTAGTTACAAG GGGCTGGCAGAAAGACTTCAGGCAGGACGTGAAGAATGGAGAAAACGTGCCTTGCTGGTTCATTCATAATAATGGCACCGGACTCATTGATGGAGTCCACACAGACTACATTGTCTCTGGGATCTTCAAAACCATGTGA
- the LOC143490770 gene encoding inter-alpha-trypsin inhibitor heavy chain H3-like isoform X2, giving the protein MTSTALNKANISQEVSFEVELPKTAFITNFSMEIEGKTYVGEVKEKEKAKKQYEKAVSSGQTAGLVRASGRKMEKFSVSVNIAANSNITFTLTYEELLQRRFGKYEIMIRVKPTDLVQHFEIVADVYEPQGIEFLDTSSTFLTNELLPLVDKTVTEKKAHVSFSPTLDQQRKCPDCDGSLIDGDFFITYDVKRDQGFGDIQIVNGYFVHFFAPADLPRLPKNVVFVIDRSGSMHGNKMKQTHEALLAILSDLHEEDHFGLVIFDDDINAWQPSLTKATEENVEKAKQYVREVTPRGMTDINGGLLHGIKMLNIAKIHKIVPENSASMIILLTDGAPNRGVSHIPTIQENVRSAIGGQMSLFCLGFGDDVDYPFLDVMGKQNDGLARRIYEASDATLQLQGFYDEVASPLLTEVHFHYPENRVNALTNSYFKQLFNGSEIVVAGRLNDIEMNDFPIEVSAQGVQNDFLVKGQVPAQQRDTVFPDHEYIFGDFTERLWAYLTIQQLLDKKDKGSSEEKVNITAEALELSLRYNFVTPLTSMVVTKPQTEEKPEDTLIADKLTEDQRHRILPPLPSYYAYQTGYVPSPTYLVDGDPHFIVELPDQNDALCFNIDEKPGTIFNLVKDPLTGIVVNGQTIGDKKVDPGTKVNTYFGSFGIIHEKFGIRLIVTTQKILVSDHGKQAKLFWSVNTSVKGPNMDLQVSKDHSLTVSLRNSVKFVIILHKVWKKHPYHQDYLGFYTLDSHQFSQSVHGLIGQFFNGVKFEVSEVFSGQDASKPDAVMFVKGHRLVVTRGWQKDFRQDVKNGENVPCWFIHNNGTGLIDGVHTDYIVSGIFKTM; this is encoded by the exons ATGACCTCCACAGCTCTGAACAAGGCCAACATCTCACAGGAAGTTTCCTTTGAGGTGGAGCTACCTAAGACGGCCTTCATCACCAACTTCAGCAT GGAGATTGAAGGTAAGACATATGTTGGAGAAgttaaagaaaaggaaaaagccAAGAAGCAGTATGAGAAGGCTGTGTCATCTGGACAGACAGCGGGCCTGGTCCG GGCTTCTGGCAGAAAGATGGAGAAgttctctgtgtctgtgaaCATCGCGGCTAACAGCAACATCACATTCACCCTGACGTATGAAGAGCTCCTTCAGCGTCGCTTTGGCaaatatgagatcatgattagAGTCAAACCCACAGACCTGGTCCAGCACTTTGAG ATTGTTGCTGACGTCTATGAGCCACAGGGTATTGAATTCCTGGACACCAGTTCCACATTCCTCACCAATGAACTGCTCCCTCTGGTGGACAAAACTGTCACTGAAAAAAAA GCCCACGTGTCTTTCTCTCCAACTCTGGATCAGCAGAGAAAATGTCCAGACTGTGATGGTTCCCTCATAGATGGAGACTTCTTCATCACATATGATGTCAAACGCGATCAAGGATTTGGTGACATTCAG ATAGTGAACGGCTACTTTGTGCACTTCTTTGCACCGGCTGATCTACCACGACTCCCAAAGAATGTCGTGTTTGTGATAGACAGGAGTGGGTCCATGCAtggaaacaaaatgaaacag ACACATGAAGCACTACTGGCCATCCTCAGTGACTTGCATGAGGAAGACCATTTTGGGCTGGTCATATTTGATGATGACATCAACGCATGGCAGCCGTCACTGACAAAAGCCACAGAGGAAAACGTGGAGAAAGCCAAACAATATGTTAGAGAAGTAACACCAAGGGGCA TGACAGACATCAATGGAGGTCTTCTGCATGGCATTAAAATGCTTAACATAGCCAAGATACACAAGATTGTCCCAGAAAACAGTGCATCCATGATCATCTTACTGACAGATGGAGCCCCTAACAgag GGGTGTCCCATATACCCACAATCCAGGAAAATGTCCGCAGTGCCATTGGTGGGCAGATGAGCCTCTTCTGCCTGGGCTTCGGTGACGATGTCGACTATCCCTTCCTGGATGTGATGGGCAAACAGAATGATGGTCTCGCTCGCAGGATCTATGAGGCATCAGATGCTACACTCCAGCTACAG GGATTCTATGATGAAGTGGCAAGCCCCCTTCTAACAGAAGTGCATTTCCATTATCCTGAAAACAGAGTCAACGCTCTGACAAACAGCTACTTCAAGCAGCTCTTTAATGGCTCTGAGATCGTGGTCGCAGGTCGACTGAATGATATTGAGATGAATGACTTTCCGATCGAAGTGTCTGCTCAGGGG GTTCAGAATGATTTTTTAGTCAAAGGTCAGGTCCCTGCTCAGCAGAGGGATACTGTATTCCCTGATCACGAGTACATTTTTGGGGACTTCACTGAGCGTCTCTGGGCATATCTGACCATCCAGCAACTACTGGACAAGAA AGACAAGGGCTCGTCTGAAGAGAAGGTGAACATCACAGCAGAAGCCCTGGAGCTCTCACTGAGGTACAACTTCGTCACCCCGCTCACCTCCATGGTGGTCACGAAGCCCCAGACCGAAGAAAAGCCAGAGGACACTCTGATTGCTGACAAACTAACTGAGG ATCAGAGACATCGTATTCTACCGCCCCTTCCAA GTTACTATGCTTACCAGACTGGTTATGTTCCATCACCCACATATTTAG TTGATGGAGACCCACACTTCATTGTTGAGTTGCCAGATCAAAATGATGCACTGTGCTTTAACATTGATGAGAAACCAGGCACCATCTTCAACCTGGTCAAAGACCCACTGACAG GTATTGTGGTTAATGGCCAAACCATTGGAGACAAGAAGGTAGACCCTGGCACCAAGGTGAACACCTACTTTGGGAGTTTTGGGATCATTCATGAAAAGTTTGGTATCAGACTGATAGTTACCACACAGAAGATCTTGGTGTCTGATCATGGTAAACAGGCAAAACTCTTCTGGTCTGTCAACACCTCTGTCAAAGGTCCAAA CATGGACCTGCAGGTCTCCAAAGATCACAGTCTCACGGTCAGCCTGAGGAACTCAGTGAAGTTTGTGATCATCCTGCACAAAGTGTGGAAGAAGCATCCATACCACCAGGACTACCTGGGTTTCTACACCCTGGACAGCCACCAGTTCTCACAAAGTGTCCATGGTCTGATTG GACAGTTCTTTAATGGTGTGAAATTTGAGGTGAGTGAAGTCTTCTCTGGGCAAGATGCGAGCAAACCTGATGCTGTTATGTTCGTGAAAGGACACAGGCTTGTAGTTACAAG GGGCTGGCAGAAAGACTTCAGGCAGGACGTGAAGAATGGAGAAAACGTGCCTTGCTGGTTCATTCATAATAATGGCACCGGACTCATTGATGGAGTCCACACAGACTACATTGTCTCTGGGATCTTCAAAACCATGTGA